In Streptomyces sannanensis, the DNA window GAGCTATGGGGACACGAGTCAGACAGCCGGCTCGACGAACCAGCTGCTGCTGAACCTGCTCGGCATCGTACTTGCCGGCACACTCACCCTGCTGGCTCAGAAGTGGCTGTGGGCCGAGCGCCGTAACCGGGGCCGCCCATTCGTCCGCCAAAAGCCCAGGTGAGCAACCAAGTTCGCGTCCCAAGTCGAACCGGGACGTTCAACGACAAGCTCAGGGCCGGTCGTACCAGGCGAACGCTGCAATCCGCCAGCCCTCCGGGGTGCGGACGAACTGGAAAGTCTTGGTCCCGCCGCCCTCGAACGGCTCACCGTCCAGAATCCCGGACTTGCGGTACTCGACGAACCGCGACGCGATGTCGCCCGCGATCTCGGTCCGTTCGGAGGTTTCCCACTCGGAGAAATCGACCAGGCGACCGTCGGTGAGCAGCTGCCGGCGAGGCTCGATGAACTCGTCCACGGTGTAAACCGTGAACTTCGGGCGGGTATTGACGATCACGCCGCCCGGAAGAACCAGCCGACGGATCCGGCCCACGTCGGCGGCCTTGCCGCCCCGGTTGTCAAAAGCGCCGAAGAACTCGGCGGTCACCACGTCAATCTCCGTCTTGGGCACGGCGCGACTCTACCGTCCGACCTCGGTGACCTCACGACTGCCCGCGTTGACCAAGGCCGCCGCGAACGCGGCGGCCTGGAGCGCCGTCGTCATGTGCTGCGCCGGACACGGCCGGCGCGCCCCGACCAGGGCCGCCCGGGCGGTGTCCCCTGCGTGGATCTCGCTCTGGCCCGGTCGGAGCCGATGAACCACCGTCGGTTCAGCCGGAGGCCGGCGAGGTGCCTGCTGACCGTCCGGCGGCTGACAGGTGTCCCGGCTGGAGTGAGTACGCGCTCGATGAGCCGACGACGTCCCTTGCCGGAGAGCGGTGCGTCTCTGTTCGTCATGCCATTCTCCTGGCCAGTGGGGTCGCTGCTTGGGAGGCTCACGCCACGCCGAGGAGGAACAGTCCGCAGGCCGTCACGAACAGTCATCCGGGATGGGACGCATGGCGAGGCCGGCGAGGCTGACGCCCGTGACCGTCCCCCGTCCCTCCCCCCGCAACAGGAGAGCCCCGAAGCGTGAAGTTCGGTCGAAGTACGTGGAGTGAGAAGGAGGCCCTCATGCTGGGGTGATCAGATGCCGAGCAGGGTACGGAGGTGGGCGCATGCTCCCGCCTCCGTGGCATGCTCGGCGACCGGCTCGTACGCGCCACGCTCGAACACCCCCGTCTCCCAACCGCCGGTCGGCCGCGCACGCAGATAGACGAAGTCAGTTGGGGTGGGCACAGGTTCGTGGACGCCCTCGATCCAGTAGTGCTCGGCGGGCACTCCAGCCTCCCGAAGTGCCCGTTCGAGTGTCTGCCGGTGGCTCACGCGGGGACGCGGACCAGATAGCCGTGGTCCAACAGCCACTTGACGTTCAGGCGCTGCCCCTCGCCTGGGGCGAGAAAGGCCGGGTCCAGCTTGATCTGCCGGCCACCGCCCGGCTGCTCGAACCAGGGTGCGATGGAGCCCTCCCAGACGAGGAACGGCTTGGTCACCTCGTACGTGTGGTAGTCGCACGGGAAGGCCGCATCCCGGGTGTTGAGGTTCTGTGGGGGCAGCGCACGCTTGGCGTACGGATCGCCGGCCGGGGCGAGGTACGAGCCGTACTCGGAGCCGAACCGGTCCAGGCGCTCGCCCTCGTCCAGCACCTCGGGGGCCTTGTCGACGGTGCCGTTGACCTCGGCGAAGCCGTCGTTCGGCGGGTACTTCCAGCTTCCGGTGTCGACCGGCCCCTCCCAGTACTTCTTGAGGAAGTCGGCTGACGAGAGCTTTCCGGTGCGGTGGTAGCGGTTGAGCAGCGGCCCGACAGGCGCCTGCCACTTCCGCGGCAGGTGCTGCGGGCCGAGCCGCTTGTCGCCCTCGAACTCGCCGGTGCAGGGGGCCGACGGCACGGCGACGACCGGGGAAGCGGCAGGCTCGGCCGAGGCCGCCTGGGCGGAAGGGGCGGCTGCGAGGGCGGCGGTGACACCCATCGCGGTGAGGACGGCGCGGATCCTCAAGTCGGTACGGCTGCGCTCCACGCGGGTCTCCTTCAATGAGCACTGTCGATGCGCGACACACAGTAGTGAATTCTTGACAGACGGCGACTGGCGTCGGGGGTGAATCGGCGATCGTGTCGAGGACCGTGCGGACACCCCCCAGTCAGCCCGTACCGAGCGGGCGAGATGACGGCGGCGTTGCCTCCGGCAGCGGTGCCCTTGACGAACTGACCGGCTGAACAGGGAGAACCCTGCCGCTTGGGCGTGACTCAAGACGCCGACTACTACCTCGACGTGAGCATCCTGCCGCGGGCGATGGAGGCCGGCATGTGGATCGCAGTGCGGCTCAGCAACTACGGCAACCTCGCCGTGGTGACCACACCGCGGCCGGACGGCAATGCCGGTCCGGATCAGGCCGTGGCGGACGGTGCGCTGTCCGAAAGGGATCGTCGGCAGTGGTGTCAGCTGGTGGTGGGCCAGGACCGTAGCAGCGCGGCGATCTTCGCGGCGGTGCAGGCGGGACAGATCGCGCGGGCCCGCGCTTTCGGGTAAATGGAGCCCGCCGGGTGCGCTTCGCGCACCCGGCGGGCTGCCCTCGACCGGAGCCTCCGCGCTCTACAGCGGAACGCTGACGACGGTGGAAGATGTCGCCGGGTCCGACCAGTCCGCATCGAACCGAGCGTTGACGACATAGAGGCGGCCCCCGTGAACGGCCGCTGTGGTGGGCTCGTCGAAGCGGGGGTCGGTGATGCGCTTGACGAAAGTCCCGCGGGTGCCGTCACCACTGAGCCGGAACACATCGATGGCGTAAGCCCAGTTGCGCACGACGTACAGGGTTCGGCCATGGACGACCAGGCCGTCTCCGTTGCTGACCGCCCCGCCGTCAAGGGCAGTCCGGGTGGCCTCCCCGGTGCGCGGGTCGACACGGTAGAGCGCCGACACGTTGTCGTTCACGATCAGCAGCGCCCTGCGGTCCGGCGTCAGCGCGATGCCGTTGGATCCCCAGACTTCTCCGCCGGGCGGCGTCGGCGCCCAGGCGCCGCCCAGCGGCAGCCTGCGCAGGGCAGAGGTCCCTGGCAGGGCCGGGCGCAGAGGCAGGTGGTACAGGACGTCGTTGAAGGAGTCCGTGAACCAGGCTCCTCCACAACCCACCACGACGTCGTTCACAAAAGTCGTGCCGGTTTCCGCCCGCCAGGATGCCAGCAGACGGCCGTCGTGCCGGTGGACGACACGGATCTCGCCGCTGTCGCCTCCCGCGACGAGCAGTCTTCCGTACGGATCGACCTTGAGACCGACCGATATCGGTCCCTGTCCCTCTCTGATGATCCGCCCACGTCCGGTGGCCAGTTCGGTCCGGTAGATCGAGCCGTCGAGCAGCGAGCCCGTGTACGCAACGGCACCCGGACCGATGGCGATCCCCTCGGGCTGGAAGCCCGGCGGAGTGGCTATCGCGTCCGGCCAGGATGCGCCGGTGCCGGCCTGGGCGACGGAAGCCAACGGCCCTACCAGGGCGGCACCGCCGAGCGCCGCAGCTGTGCCGATGAGATGACGACGAGTTAATGAGCGTGCCACAGTGCGGGTCCCTCCGACGGTGGAACAGCCAGATCTCCGGGCTGACGCTGACACCTCAGCACACCTTGTGGCGCATGACAGCACCGCATCCCCACCATTCACAAGGGAATGATGAAGCTCCTCTTCTGCCCCTCCGCCGACTGCCGGCTGCTACGGCACCCCGGGTGGCGCGGACGGGCGTCAGCGCGCCGGCGAGCGCCGCGGCAGGCGGGGCGTCGGCCATGCGGTGTCCCAGTACCGGCCCGCCCACGTCTCGGCGTCCGCGAACGGCCCAACCATCCCCCGGGGCGGCCATCCCCTCGTGGTCCTGCGGGCCATGAAGGCACGTGAGGCCGCAGCGCGGGGTGGCGGCACGTCGGCGCCTGGCAGGTGGTCCGTCGGCCGTCAACCCTGCCGATCGGCAGGGGCACAGCCTCCCGAACGGCAGGGGTGCGCGGCGCGGTCCGTTCCTACGGTCGGTGGGCATGGACGCAGACTCTCGTATCCGACCCGGCCGAACCCACAGGGGACGGCTCCGCACCGGCCGCCGGGCGGCGACCGCGGCCCGGCCCCGGCTTTCGGCCGGCGTCGTCCTCCTCGCCCCCGCGGTGGCCTGTGGCGGGGCCGCCGGGGTGGCGGCGTTGGTCCCGGGCGGTGTCGGCCGGGCCGAACCGGTGGCCGTCACGGATGGCACGTCGGTCGACGCGTACCGGGCGGTCACCGGGTGGGTCGCCGACGCGAGCACCGGGACCGGCACCCTGCTCGGCCTCGCCACCGAGGGGGTGCTGGTGGTCCTCGGGCTGCTGGCAGTCGTGGCGGGCTGGCGGGCCCTGCGGGACCGGGACGCCGTCCGCTCGGTGGGCGTGCTGCTCACCGTCGTCGGCGCCTGTGCCGCGTACACGCTGAGCGAGGCGCTGAAACTCGTCGTGGACGAGGAACGGCCCTGCCGTGCGGTACAGGGCGCTGTGGCGGCGGCGGTGTGCCCGGAGCCGGGCGACTGGTCGTTCCCCAGTAACCACGCCACCCTCTCGGTCGCGGTCGCCACCGGGCTCGCGATGTGCCGGCCCCGGTGGGCGTGCTGACACTGCCGCTCGGGACGCTGGGCGCCGTGCTGCGGGTCGCGGTCGGCGTGCACTACCCGCACGACGTGATGGCCGGGGCGCTGCTGGGCGCCGCCGTGACCGTGGCGGTGGTCCTGGTGGGCCGCCCGTACGCGGTGCGTGTCTGGTCAGCCGTGTGGGCGCGGCGCGTGAACCGTCTCGCCCGTGAGCGCGGGTGGGGCCGGGGGGATCAGTCCGGCCTGGTGGGCCACGACGGCGGCCGCGGCCCGGTTCTCCACCCCGAGGCGTGCCAGGATCGAGCTGACGTAGGACTTCACAGTGCCCTCGGTCAGATGCAGGCGGCGCGCGATACTGGCGTATGCCGTCAGCAGGGTGTCGGCCCGCAGCCGCAGTTCGGGGGTTTCCGCCCGGCGACGCTGACGGACATCACTTCGCTGCCGACGGCATGGGCGAGGCTGACGTCCGGAGTGGTGCTTGTGCCGACGAGCGGATACGGGTACCAACTGTCGGGCTTCTCGTCGTCGGCGTTCCGGACGCCGAGTTCGATGGTGTCCCCATCGGAGTCCATCACTCGTGAGCCCGATTTCCGTTCATGGCCGCAAGTCCCGTTGCGGTTGCCGGTCAGCACAGCCACGAGTGGACGCGGCCTTCTTGCCGCGCTCGAGGGCGGGGATTGTGGGCGCCGCCGATACCACCGGACAGGCGCATACGCACTGCGGTCGGTACGACCGGACGGTCCGCAGCACTGCCTGCCGCGAGCGCAGGCAGGTCCGGCCTCAGGACGCCGGCCGGCCTGGCAGGGTCTGACGTTCGCGGTCGTCGTCTTGCGTGCGGACGAGGTTGCCCTCCTGCGCCCGGTGCTCGTGCACAAGCCGAACCGCCATTGCCCCTTCGCCCGCGGCGGAGGCCACTCTCTTGACGGACCCGCTCCTGACATCGCCGGCCGCGAAGACGCCGGGCAGCGTGGTTTCCAGCATCAGTGGTCCGCGTCCCGGCGGTGCCCACACATCCGGGTCGCCCCGGGCCTCGGCCTCGGGGCCGGTGAGGACGAATCCGTGAGAATCCAGCGCGATGACGTCCTTGAGCCACTCGGTGGGCGGCCGGGCCCCGATGAAGACGAACAGGGCGCGGGCCCGCAGCTCCCAGCTGTCCCCGGTGACGTTGTTCCGGAGGACCAGCGCTTGCAGGACACCCTCCCCACGCACCTCGTGCACCTCGGTGTTGAGCAGTACCTTCACCTTCGGTTGGCGTTGCACTTGGTCGACGAGATAGCGCGACATGTCCCTGCCGAGGTCGCCGTGCCGGACGAGCAGATGCACCTCGGGGGTGAACTGGGCGAGGAACAGCGCTCCCTGGCCGGCGGAGTTGCCCCCGCCGACCACGGCCACCGGGTCCATCCGGCACATGTTCGCCTCGAGGATCGTGGCGGCGTAGTACACACTGCTGCCCTCCAGTCGCTGGATGCCCGGGACGTCGAGCCGGCGGAAGCGCGCCCCCAGGGCCAGGACGACCGTGCCGGCCTCGGTCTCGGAACCGTCCGCGAAGGTGACGGCGTAGTGGCCGCCGCGGGGTGCGAGCGCCGTGACCTCGGCGGGCACCGTGATCCGCGCGCCGAACTTGCGCGCCTGGAGCACCGCGCGCTCGATGAGTTCGGCCCCCGAGATCCCGGAGGGGAAGCCCAGGTAGTTCTCGATACGCGAGGAGGTGCCGGCCTGGCCTCCGGTGGCGACCGCGTCGACGGTGACGACGGCGAGACCGTCGGACGCGCCGTACACGGACGTGGCGAGCCCGGCCGGGCCCGCACCGATCACCAGCACATCGCACCGGGCGCTGTCGGGCGCCGGTACGGAAAGCCCGATGAGGCGGGCGAGCTCCGCGTTGTCGGGATTGCGCAGTACTTGGCGCCCTCTCCAGATGACGACCGGCGTCTCTTCCGGCCGGATGCCGAACCTGCGCAGCATTGCCTCGGCCTGATCGTCCTTCTCCAGATCGATCCAGCGGTGCGGCAGACGGTTCCGTGCGGCGAACTCGCGCAGCCGCAAGGTATCCGGCGCCGGTCACGGAGTCCCACGAACCGTTCGCTCAGGACGCCGGCGATCGCGCCGGGCGCTGCGCTGCTCACCGCGAGCCGTTCGACGGGAAATCCCTGGTCGGAGAGGTGGTCGACCGCGTGTTCCCCCTCCACGTACGTGGTGCGTCTGTTCCCCTCGTCCATGTCCGCTCCTTTCCGGAACGGCGCGAAGCGCCACGGTTCCCCGTGACGGCTCCGGCGTCGCGGCCACCGGCATTCCGGATGCCTGCGCCTGCGGACCCCAGTGAACTCTCGACCTTTCATTACAAAACTCTCACGGGTTAGCAAATTTGTGCAAATAGAATCGGATCAATGCGCGTCGCTGCCGAGCAGCTCATGGACATGGTTCAGCCAACCGCGGGCCACGATCGACGGGCGTGTGCCTGCGCCGGGCGCACCGTCCGGCAAGGACTCCCGTGTGGCCGGACGTCACCGCGCGCCCGTGTCCGTCGGCGGCCCCTGGCTCAGATAGGCCCGTAGCAGCCTTTTGCACTCGGCGATGAGCGCGGGATCGCCGTCGGCGTCGTGCCGGAAGGCGAGTCCGAGTACGGCTTCAGCGGATTCCAGGGCCACGCGGACGGCGACCGGTGTGATGTGCGGGCCGAGGGCGTCACGGGTGAGTGCCCACAGGCGATCGGCGACGGCGGTGTTGTCGTCGGCTCCGGCATCGAGCAGCTGTCCGGTGTCCTCACGTCCGACCGCCCCGAAGTCCACGACGCCGAAACCCGGCACGGAACGGCGCATGGCGACGAATTCCTCGACGGCCAGGTCCACGACACCGGCCGTACTGCCCGGCGCCTCGGCTGCCATCCGCCGGGCGAGCCGATCGGTGTAGCGCTCCAGATTGCGAAGGGCCAGCGCGCTGAGCAGAGCATCCCTGCCGGAGAAGAACTGGTAGAGGGTGCCGATCGGCACCCTCGCCCTGCGCGCCACCTCCTTCGTGGTCAGGGCCACATATCCGACCTCGTCCAGGAGCTCCGCGCACGCGTCGATGATGCGTTCCACTCGCTCGGTGCTGCGCCGCTGCACAGGCCTGCGTCGCAGTGCCGCGTCCCGTGAGGTGACCGGTGGCGCCGTATTCGTCTCGTCCCGCACGGTGCAACTGTGCCGGATGGGGCGTACCGTTGGCGAGCCATCAATGATGAGCCCTACTCATGTTTAATGGGAGGAGCGCACCATGAACCGTCCACACCACCCGCCTCTGCCCGACGGCTTCGTCTGGGGGGTCGCCACCGCCGCTCACCAGATCGAGGGAGCCGTCGACGAGGACGGCCGGGGGCCGTCCGTGTGGGACACCTTCGCTGCCCGTCCCGGCACGGTCCGTGACGGTCACACCGGCGCGGTCGCGTGCGACCACTACCACCGCTATGCGGAGGACGTGTCCCTGCTTCAGGCCCTGGGAGTGGACGCCTACCGCTTCTCGATCGCCTGGTCGCGTGTCCAGCCGTCCGGTTCCGGCCCGGTCAACTCACGGGGTCTGGACTTCTACGACCGGCTCACCGACGCACTCCTCGCCGTCGGAGTCACGCCGGTTCCCACTCTCTTCCACTGGGACTTGCCGCAGGCACTGGAGGACGAGGGAGGCTGGCTGCACAGGGACACCGCCGCCCGTTTCGCCGAGTACGCGGCGCTCGTCGCAGACCGGCTGGCGGACCGGACGCAGCGCTGGATCACTCTCAACGAGCCCTTCGTGCACATGGCTTACGGCTATGCCCTGGGGGTCCACGCGCCCGGCCGCGCGCTGATGCTCGACGCCCTGCCGGCCGCGCATCACCAGCTCCTGGGCCATGGAATGGCGGCGACGGCGCTGCGCGATTCCGGGGCGGCCGAGGTACTCCTCGTCAACAACTGCACCCCGGTACGGGCAGCGGGCCCCACGGCCGAGGACCGAGCGGCGGCGGAAGCGTACGACACCCTGCACAACCGCCTCTTCAACGACCCGGTCCTGCTGGGGCGTTACCCGGACCTCTCGGTCTTCGGAGCCGGTGAGGACCTGCGCGGGGCGGTCCGGGACGGCGATCTCGACATCATCGGCGCGCCGGTCGACGCGCTCGGCGTCAACTACTACAACCCTACCTGGGTCGCCGCCCCGGACGGCCCCGGTCTGCCCTTCGCCGAGGCCGACGTCCAGGGGTACGAGCGGACGGCCTTCGGCTGGCCCGTTGTGCCGGACGGCCTCACGGAACTGCTCATCGGCCTCAAGGACCGTTACGGTGCCGCCCTGCCGCCGGTGTTCATCACGGAGAACGGCTGCTCCCAGCACGACGTGGTGACGGACGGCAAGGTCGCCGACCCAGGCAGGATCGCCTATCTCGACGGGCACGTGGGCGCGGTCACCGAGGCCGTCCAGGCGGGCGTGGACGTGCGCGGCTACTTCGCCTGGACGCTGATCGACAACTTCGAGTGGGCCGAGGGCTACCACCAGCGATTCGGTCTCGTGCATGTGGACCACGTATCACAGGTCCGCACGCCCAAGGACTCCTTCGCGTGGTACCGGGATCTCATCGCCGCTCATCGGAGGGCGCACGCCAAGCCCCACTCCTCAATATGAGTGAAAGTCATGTTCCGTGCTCCGGCCGGGACACACCACCACCACGCGGAGAAGGCGTGCCGGACGTGCCGTCGGTCCGTGTCACGGGCCGGTGGACCGCCGCGCTCAGCCTTGCGACGCTCGCCGTGTTCATGGCGTTCTTCACCCCCATTCAGATCCTGCTGCCACTCCAGCTCGCTCATGTCGACGCGGCGTCCAAAGCGTCGGCGCTGGCCTGGGTCACCGGCTTCGGCGCGCTGGTGGCCCTCCTGGCCAACCCTCTGGCGGGTGCCCTGTCAGACCTTACGACGAGCCGCTTCGGACGCCGCAGGCCATGGATCGCGGGCGGCGCACTCGCGGGGGCCGTGGGGCTCGTGCTCACCTCGCACCAGCAGAGCGTGCCCGGAATCACCGCGGGATGGTGCCTCGCCCAGGCGGGACTCAACGCCATGCTCGCGGGGGTGACCGCACCCGTCGCCGACCAGGTGCCGGTCGGACAGCGGGCGGCGGTGTCCGGCTGGACGGGTATCACGCAGTCGCTGGGCCTGGTGCTCGGCGCACTGCTCGTCACCACCGTCACCGACGACGTAGGGTCCGACTACCTGCTGATCGCCCTGCTGACCGTGGCCTTCGCCTTGCCGTACACCCTCTGCTTCAGCGAGCCGCTGTTGCCTCGCCGATCGCGCCGACCGCTGCGGCCCGTCCTTCTGCTGACCGGTCTGTGGGTCAGCCCGCGCCGGCACCCCGACTTCGCCTGGGCCTGGCTCAGCCGTTTCCTGATCAACCTGGGCAACGCCCTCGGCACGCTCTACCTGTTGTACTACTTGACCGACGAGGTTCACCTGAGGGACCCCGACTCCGGGGTGCTGATCCTCACTCTCCTCTACACCGGCGCGGCGGCGTGCACGGCTGTCCCGGTGGGTGTCGTCTCCGACCGACTGGGCCGCCGCAAGCCCTTCGTCGTGGGCTGCTCCGTCGTGATGGCCGCCGCGGCTCTGATGCTCGCGACCGCGCACAGCTGGCCCGCCGTCATGGCGGCAGCCGTGGTTCTCGGCGCCGGCTTCGGCGTCTACATCGCCGTCGACCAGGCCCTGGTCACCCAGGTACTGCCCACCGCCGAGAACCGCGCCAAGGACCTCGGCGTGATCAACATCGCCAACTCCGGCCCCCAGGTGCTCGCACCGGCCCTCGCCGCCCCGGTCGTCGCCCATCTCGGCGGCTATCCGGCGCTGTACGTGGTGACGGCGGGGGTGACGGTCGCGGGCGGAGTTCTCGTGGGGAGAATCCGCGGCGTCCGCTGACGACGTGTCCGGTATCCGCCGTGGGTATCCCCTCAAGTCGCCGGGGCGCTTCTGCTCGGAGGGCTCAGCACCTCCCCGTCCGTCGCGTCTGCTGCCCCGGACATGGCCAACTCTCAGACGGCGGACGGTGCGACGATCCCCTTGGCCGACTCATGACGTTCCCCGCCGAGTACCCGGGGCGGCTACATCGTCGACGCGGACGGCCACCGCGCTGGAGGTCTCGGCGCTCATGGCACGGGTACGCAGCCCGCTCGTGGCAGTGGTGGAGAAGGACAAGACCGGCACGCACCTGCTCGGTGTGATCACCGCCTCGCATCTGCTCCACGAGCTCCTCGGAGCAGCGGGCACCCAGAGTGAGGTCCCCGGGGAGTGACGCCGCGGAGCGGCCCCGTATGGTCCCCCAGAAACCTCGAAGTAACCCTGTCCCCTGGCCATGGAGTCTTGGCAAACGTGTCCTCACTTCTTCCTCAGCAGACTCAAAGCGGCGTACCCGCAGGGCAGATGATCGTGTGCGGCGACGACGCGCTGGCCGCCCGGCTCGCGGCCGAGTTGCACGACGTCTACGGGGAGCGGGTGACGCTCGTCCTCCCTCCGGTTCGGTCCTCCGCGAGTCGGAGGCCGTCCATGGCGCCGAACCGAAGCCGGGCTTCGACGCTGATCGGACGGATGTCCGCGGCAATGAGCAGGCCGGGGGTCGCCGACCAGACCGGGTCCAGTGGCGAGTTCCTCCTCCCCGTACGCGAGATGGAGGCCGCCGAGCCGTCGGAGGAGGTGCTGCGCGAGGCCGGTGCGGAACGAGCCACGGCTTTGGCCCTCGTGTACGACGACGACGAGAGCAACATCAGGACCGCGCTGGCCGCCCGGCGGCTCAACCCACGGCTGCGGCTCGTCATCCGCCTGTACAACCGCAAGCTGGGCCAGCATCTGGAGGAGCTTCTCGACCAGGCCGCCGTGGTCGCCGTGCCGGGCCTGGACCTGGCCGCGCTGGACGCCTCCACCACCGTGCTGTCCGACGCCGACACCGCCGCCCCGGCACTCGCCGCCACTGCCGTGACCGGTACGAGCAAGGTCGTCCAGGCCGACGGGCTGCTTCTGCGTGCCGTGGAGCGCACCCCGCCGGGACGTGGTGCGGTCTCCGATCCCGGCCTGTGCACGCTCGCACTGCTGTCGTCGACCACCGATGATCCAGCCGGCGCGGAAGGCTCGGACAACAGCGGCCCGCGGGGGCCGTTGCTCCTGCCCGACGACGCCATGGTCGCGGCAGCCACCAGGCGCGGCACCGTGGTGCTGGAGACCGTCTCGTACGCCGGGCCGCCGGTGCAGGCTCGCCGCTTGGCAGGACGGTTCGCGCCGCTCGGGGACGTCTTCTCCCGTCGGCTGCGCCGGGCGCTCGCCGGAGTCCTGGCAACCGTGGCCGCCCTGACGGTCGCGTCCTGGCTCACCATCGGGGACCACCCGCTGCACGCCGCCTATCTGGTACTCCTCGACCTCTTCGCCATCGGGGACCCGGCCGTCGGGGAACCGACCACCCGCCAGGTGCTCCAGCTCCTCGCCGGGCTGGTCGGCCTCGCGGTGCTGCCCATCCTGGTGGCCGGGTCGCTGGAAGCCCTCGGCGCGTTCCGGGGGACGGCTTCACTGCGCCGCCCTCCACGGGGGTTGGCGGGACATGTGGTGCTGCTCGGCCTCGGCAAGGTCGGCACCCGGGTGCTGACCAGGCTGCGAGAACTGGACATCCCGGTGGTGTGCGTGGAGGGGGACCCCGAGGCCCGGGGCATCCCGGTCGCCCGTCGGCTGCGCGTCCCCGTGGTGCTGGGCGACGTCACCCAGGAAGGCGTACTGGAAGCCGCCAAGATCCACCGGGCGGATTCCCTGCTCGCCCTGACCAGCGCTGATACGACCAACCTGGAAGCGGCTCTGTACGCCCGTGCCGTGAAACCGGAACTGCGAGTGGCGCTGCGGCTCTACGACGACGACTTCGCCACCGCCGTCTACCGCACCCTGCGCGCCGCCCACCCCGAGGCCCTCACCCGCAGCCGCAGTGTGTCCAGCCTCGCCGCGCCCGCGTTCGCCGGGGCGATGATGGGACGGCAGATCCTGGGCGCCATCCCCGTGGAACGCAAGGTGCTGCTCTTCGCCGCGCTCGATGTGGCCGGTCACCCGCAGTTCGAGGGCCGGACTGTCGCGGAGGCGTTCAAGGCAGGGGCGTGGCGGGTGATCGCCCTGGACACGGCGGAGCCCGCCGAACGCCGACCGGACCTCGCCGTC includes these proteins:
- a CDS encoding DUF4440 domain-containing protein, with product MPKTEIDVVTAEFFGAFDNRGGKAADVGRIRRLVLPGGVIVNTRPKFTVYTVDEFIEPRRQLLTDGRLVDFSEWETSERTEIAGDIASRFVEYRKSGILDGEPFEGGGTKTFQFVRTPEGWRIAAFAWYDRP
- a CDS encoding TNT domain-containing protein; amino-acid sequence: MGVTAALAAAPSAQAASAEPAASPVVAVPSAPCTGEFEGDKRLGPQHLPRKWQAPVGPLLNRYHRTGKLSSADFLKKYWEGPVDTGSWKYPPNDGFAEVNGTVDKAPEVLDEGERLDRFGSEYGSYLAPAGDPYAKRALPPQNLNTRDAAFPCDYHTYEVTKPFLVWEGSIAPWFEQPGGGRQIKLDPAFLAPGEGQRLNVKWLLDHGYLVRVPA
- a CDS encoding superoxide dismutase, with the protein product MASVAQAGTGASWPDAIATPPGFQPEGIAIGPGAVAYTGSLLDGSIYRTELATGRGRIIREGQGPISVGLKVDPYGRLLVAGGDSGEIRVVHRHDGRLLASWRAETGTTFVNDVVVGCGGAWFTDSFNDVLYHLPLRPALPGTSALRRLPLGGAWAPTPPGGEVWGSNGIALTPDRRALLIVNDNVSALYRVDPRTGEATRTALDGGAVSNGDGLVVHGRTLYVVRNWAYAIDVFRLSGDGTRGTFVKRITDPRFDEPTTAAVHGGRLYVVNARFDADWSDPATSSTVVSVPL
- a CDS encoding TetR/AcrR family transcriptional regulator encodes the protein MRDETNTAPPVTSRDAALRRRPVQRRSTERVERIIDACAELLDEVGYVALTTKEVARRARVPIGTLYQFFSGRDALLSALALRNLERYTDRLARRMAAEAPGSTAGVVDLAVEEFVAMRRSVPGFGVVDFGAVGREDTGQLLDAGADDNTAVADRLWALTRDALGPHITPVAVRVALESAEAVLGLAFRHDADGDPALIAECKRLLRAYLSQGPPTDTGAR
- a CDS encoding GH1 family beta-glucosidase — protein: MNRPHHPPLPDGFVWGVATAAHQIEGAVDEDGRGPSVWDTFAARPGTVRDGHTGAVACDHYHRYAEDVSLLQALGVDAYRFSIAWSRVQPSGSGPVNSRGLDFYDRLTDALLAVGVTPVPTLFHWDLPQALEDEGGWLHRDTAARFAEYAALVADRLADRTQRWITLNEPFVHMAYGYALGVHAPGRALMLDALPAAHHQLLGHGMAATALRDSGAAEVLLVNNCTPVRAAGPTAEDRAAAEAYDTLHNRLFNDPVLLGRYPDLSVFGAGEDLRGAVRDGDLDIIGAPVDALGVNYYNPTWVAAPDGPGLPFAEADVQGYERTAFGWPVVPDGLTELLIGLKDRYGAALPPVFITENGCSQHDVVTDGKVADPGRIAYLDGHVGAVTEAVQAGVDVRGYFAWTLIDNFEWAEGYHQRFGLVHVDHVSQVRTPKDSFAWYRDLIAAHRRAHAKPHSSI
- a CDS encoding MFS transporter, with the translated sequence MPDVPSVRVTGRWTAALSLATLAVFMAFFTPIQILLPLQLAHVDAASKASALAWVTGFGALVALLANPLAGALSDLTTSRFGRRRPWIAGGALAGAVGLVLTSHQQSVPGITAGWCLAQAGLNAMLAGVTAPVADQVPVGQRAAVSGWTGITQSLGLVLGALLVTTVTDDVGSDYLLIALLTVAFALPYTLCFSEPLLPRRSRRPLRPVLLLTGLWVSPRRHPDFAWAWLSRFLINLGNALGTLYLLYYLTDEVHLRDPDSGVLILTLLYTGAAACTAVPVGVVSDRLGRRKPFVVGCSVVMAAAALMLATAHSWPAVMAAAVVLGAGFGVYIAVDQALVTQVLPTAENRAKDLGVINIANSGPQVLAPALAAPVVAHLGGYPALYVVTAGVTVAGGVLVGRIRGVR
- a CDS encoding NAD-binding protein, which gives rise to MIVCGDDALAARLAAELHDVYGERVTLVLPPVRSSASRRPSMAPNRSRASTLIGRMSAAMSRPGVADQTGSSGEFLLPVREMEAAEPSEEVLREAGAERATALALVYDDDESNIRTALAARRLNPRLRLVIRLYNRKLGQHLEELLDQAAVVAVPGLDLAALDASTTVLSDADTAAPALAATAVTGTSKVVQADGLLLRAVERTPPGRGAVSDPGLCTLALLSSTTDDPAGAEGSDNSGPRGPLLLPDDAMVAAATRRGTVVLETVSYAGPPVQARRLAGRFAPLGDVFSRRLRRALAGVLATVAALTVASWLTIGDHPLHAAYLVLLDLFAIGDPAVGEPTTRQVLQLLAGLVGLAVLPILVAGSLEALGAFRGTASLRRPPRGLAGHVVLLGLGKVGTRVLTRLRELDIPVVCVEGDPEARGIPVARRLRVPVVLGDVTQEGVLEAAKIHRADSLLALTSADTTNLEAALYARAVKPELRVALRLYDDDFATAVYRTLRAAHPEALTRSRSVSSLAAPAFAGAMMGRQILGAIPVERKVLLFAALDVAGHPQFEGRTVAEAFKAGAWRVIALDTAEPAERRPDLAVSRPDDDRRTGAELLWDLHPGHVLKPEDRVVVAATRRGLAELLGRRPAPHPDLRRA